The genomic window ACTGGTGTAACAAAACAAGTATATCATTGAGATTATCTAATTCTGCTTTCTGTATGACTATATTTTTGTTTATATTTATATTACCAACCATTGACTTTCTAAACTGTTATAATGTTCATCCCGCTTGATTTAAGGCGATTCAGCGTCTTTTCATAAAGTTCGCCCTTATCTTTATTTGTGATAAGTGTATATTTTTTATTGGCCTTCATATCAATCTTAATCATTCTCATACTTCTTGTTTGGTACGTGCACTCTCTTCCAATTTTTGAACTATCTGCAAGTATAATAACTTCTTTGGCTCTTCTCATAATATGTTCAACCTGTTGGACAGTATTTATATCGTCTGATGTTAACCCTTTTAGAGAAATACCGGGGCTACCCATTATGATTTTGCCTATACGTGAAAAATTGAAATGAATGTCAACTATACTTAAATTTTTGCGTGAAACTTCCCCAGAAACGATACCTATAAAATTTTCAAGGAAAAACGATTCATAACTTTTCAACCAAGTGTTTAAAATAAATATATTATTTGTCCATATCTTGAGCATAAAATGTTTTTCTGACTGAGGTAGATACTCTCCAAGATAAGAAACAGTTGTGCCTGCCCCAAGGAAAATATCGTCCCCAGAATTGATTAAATCCATACATCTTGTGGCAATCTTTTCTTTAAGTTCGTGTTTAAATTTACGTCTTTTTTCAAAAGAAAGAAATAGGTCTTTTATATCCATACATAATATATTACATAATTCATTACAAGTTGTCAAGTATTATGTTAAAAAAAATGTTAAACATCCCCATTCCGTCTTTACGAGTTTAAGGATAAAAACAATAGTGTATAGGATAAAGACGAGGATTGCCACGTCGCAATTCCTATGAAAACTATGGAATAAAACGCTCCTCGCAACGCCATAAAACGGCGACAAAGCAAAAAATAAAGACAAAAGAACCCCTCACCTTGCATCCTCTCCCTCAAGGGGAGAGGCAAATAAGGAAAAGGCAAAGGCAGGGTTACTGAAACAAGTTCAGGATGACAGATTGGGGCGTTCGGATGGTATTGTGGGCAGGTAGAAGGCAATACAACTTCCCCATTCCGGATACCTTAATAGTAAAAGATGGAGGTCGACTTTTGCCGACCTCCATCACCGGAATAGTTAAGAAGAGTTATCAACATTACAGATTTTTTTCTAACAACTCATCTGTATCTTCTATCATTTCTTTCCAGGCATCAATACTGTGAGTATTGTTTGGCCCAAAACTAAAAGGTGCGGCTTCAATAGTTGCAGAATAAGGGTATTTTATTGATACCAGACCTTGAAAAAAAGTTTTCCAATTGATAAGCCCTTTTCCAGGAGCAAGATGCGAATCTCTATCGCCTGCGTTATCTTGAAGGTGTAACGCTACAAGACGTGGAGCCATTGCTTTTAAAAAGATAGCGGGGCCTTCTGGTCCTTTACAAACTGAAGCGTGCCCTGTGTCAAGGCATAACCCAAAACTGGGGTGAGAGAATTTCTTTACAAACAACTCAAAATGTTCTGGTTTTGAACCCCATCTAATTGAGGTAGGACCTGGCAATGTGTTTTCAACTGCTATAACAATACCTTCTTTTTCAGCTAATGGTAGTAGAGTTTCAAAACTTTTAGACAGTTGAGAAATATATCTATCTATCCCCTCAACTTCAACACTATAACTATTGTTTGTAGGGTGTAATATAACCGCCCTACTCCCAAGCATAGAAGCTTTTTTTATATAAGATGCAATTCTTTCTGTTGCTTCTAATCGTATAGTTTCATAAAAAGAAGATACATCGTCACTCTGAGAATAAGGTAGATGAAAAGTTTCCAGTTTCACAGAAGATGCTTCGTAAAGAGTCCGGATACTTTTGATTTCTTCTTCTGTTTTTCCATCAACAAAAGACCAATGGGCTTCCATTGAAGGTATGTTTGCATAGTTACATAACGAGATAATCTCTTCGTGAGATTTATTTAATAAAACTGAAGCAGTTGCTGCCCAGTGCCATAATTTTTTCATTGTTAAATTCCTTGTCGTGTTTACATACCACCTTTTTTGTGACATTCTTCAATAACTTTTATTACTCTTCTTGCACTCTCAGGTGTTATAAATAACGGAGCACCTTCTGTAAGTGATTTATGTAGGAGGTCATAAAAGACGACAGACCAAGAGATAGCGTTATCTGGTACTTTCCAGTATTCT from bacterium includes these protein-coding regions:
- a CDS encoding sugar phosphate isomerase/epimerase, yielding MKKLWHWAATASVLLNKSHEEIISLCNYANIPSMEAHWSFVDGKTEEEIKSIRTLYEASSVKLETFHLPYSQSDDVSSFYETIRLEATERIASYIKKASMLGSRAVILHPTNNSYSVEVEGIDRYISQLSKSFETLLPLAEKEGIVIAVENTLPGPTSIRWGSKPEHFELFVKKFSHPSFGLCLDTGHASVCKGPEGPAIFLKAMAPRLVALHLQDNAGDRDSHLAPGKGLINWKTFFQGLVSIKYPYSATIEAAPFSFGPNNTHSIDAWKEMIEDTDELLEKNL